One Streptomyces formicae genomic window, GATGCGGAACCTGGTGCGAGGACCCTGTGAGAGCCGTCTCCCACGGCTGACGCATCCGCCATGAACAAGGCAAACTGGCGGGGAGCAGGAACCGACGCAGGACCGAGGCACGACCGACCGGTGCTTCAGTGCGGTCGGGGCAGCACCGCGACCGGCAGGATTGGGAACCGCAGGGCGGCAGGGGGAGCGATGGTCGATGTACCGCGAGTACCGGAGCAGTGGCGTCCGGCCTCGGGGAACACCCCCGAGGAGCGGACCGAGGGGGAGTTTCCCGAGGTCCAGGCGTCGCGCTTCAGCGTGCTCGGACCGGTGCGCGCGTGGCACGGCACGGAACAGCTCAACACGGGGTCCCCGATGCAGCGGGCCCTCCTCGCGGCCCTCCTCCTGCGGGACGGCCGCACGGCGACGGCCTCCGAGCTGATCGACGCCCTCTGGGGCGACGAGCCGCCTTCGCAGGCACTGGCGGCGGTACGGACGTACGCGTCCCGGCTGCGCAAGGTGCTGCCCCCGGGCGTCCTGCTCAGCGAGTCGGGCGGGTACGCGGTCCGGGTGACGGAGGGCGCCCTGGACCTGACCGCGGCGGAGGACCTGTGGGCCGCGGCCGAGAAGGCCCGTGGCGTCGGCGACCTCTGCCAGGCGCGTTCGCTGGTCAACAAGGCGCTCGGCCTGTGGGACGGCGAGCCGCTGGCCAACGTCCCCGGCCCCTACGCGGAGACCCAGCGCACCCGCCTGGAGGAGTGGCGGCTCCAGATCGTGGAGTCCCGCCTCGACATGGATCTGGAACAGGGCTGCCACGCGGAGGCGGTCTCGGAACTGACCGCCCTGACCGCCGCGCACCCCCTGCGGGAGCGGCTGCGGGAACTGCTCATGCTCGCCCTCTACCGCAGCGGTCGCCAGGCCGAGGCCCTCGCCGTGTACGCCGACACGCGGCGCCTGCTCGCGGACGAGCTCGGCGTGGACCCGCGCACCGGACTCAAGGAACTCCAGCAGCGCATCCTGCAGGCGGACCCGGCCCTCTCGGAGCCCTCCGCGGGCGACCCCGAACCGGCGACGACGGTCGTACGCCCCGCGCAACTGCCCGCGACGGTGCCGGACTTCACGGGCCGCAAGTCCTTCGTGGACGAGCTCAGCGACATCCTCTCCACGGCCGAGGGACGCGTCATGGCGGTCTCCGCCCTGGCGGGCATCGGCGGCGTGGGCAAGACGACGCTCGCCGTGCACGTGGCGCACGTCGCCCGCACGCACTTCCCCGACGGCCAGCTGTACGTGGACCTCCAGGGCGCGGGCGCGCGGGCGGCCGAGCCGGAGACCGTCCTCGGCGCCTTCCTGCGCGCCCTCGGCACGGCCGACTCGGCGATACCGGAATCCCTGGAGGAGCGCGCCGCGCTCTACCGCTCGGTCCTCGACGGCCGAAGGGTCCTGGTCCTCCTGGACAACGCGCGCGACGCGGCCCAGGTGAGGCCGCTGCTGCCCGGCATGGAGGGCTGCGCGGCGCTCGTCACGAGCCGGGTCCGCATGGTCGACCTGGCGGGCGCGCACCTCGTGGACCTCGACGTCATGTCCCCCGAGGAGGCCCTGCTCCTCTTCACCCGGATCGTCGGCGACGAGCGGGTCACCTCCGAGCGGGAAGCGGCCCTCGACGTGGTCGCGGCGTGCGGCTTCCTGCCGCTGGCCATCCGCATCGCGGCGTCGCGCCTGGCGGCCCGCCGCACCTGGACCGTCTCGACGCTCGCCGCGAAGCTCGCGGACGAGCGGCGGCGCCTGGACGAACTCCAGGCGGGTGACCTCGCGGTCAAGGCCACCTTCGAACTGGGCTACGGCCAGCTGGAGCCCGCGCAGGCCCGCGCGTTCCGCCTCCTCGGCCTGGCGGACGGCCCCGACCTCTCCCTGGCGGCGGCCGCGGCGGTCCTCGACCTGCCCCTGGAGGACACGGAGGACCTCCTGGAGGCCCTCGTGGACACCTCCCTGATCGAGTCCGCGGCACCGGGCCGCTACCGCTATCACGACCTCGTACGCCTCTACGCGCGTGCGTGCGCGGAACGCGACGAGCAGCCGCCGAGCGAGCGGGACGCGGCGATGTCGCGGCTCCTCGACTTCTATCTGGCTTCGGCGGCGCGGGTCTATGCGATCGAGCGGCCGGGGGACCGGACGGTGAGCCACCTGGAGGTCACCCACCACCTCGGGCTCGAATTCGACGACGCGGCCACGGCCTTCTCCTGGCTGCGCGCGGAAGCCGCCTGCATCCTCGCCTGCGTCCAGCAGTCCCTCGCGCCCAACAGCCTGCGGCGCGCGGTCGATCTGATCCTGGCGGCCAAGAACCTGGCCGAGTCGGGGGCGAGTTCGCACCGCTATGAGGCGGTGACCCGCGCGGCGCGCGACGTCGCGGCCGCCACGGGGGACGCGTACGCCGAGGGGCGGGCGCGCGTCAGTCTCGCCCAGGTGCTCAACAAGCTGGGGCGGTTCCACGACGCCTACGCCGAGCTGGAGCTCGCCGTCCAGCTCGCGCTGGAGTCCGGCGACCCGTGGACCCACGGGAACGCCCTCAACGAACAGGGCATCGTCAACAACTGCATCAACCAGCCGGCCGTCGGCGAGGGGCAGCTCCTCCAGGCGATCAGTGCCTTCCGCGCCGACGGGAACCGGCACAGCGAGGCGAGCGCCCTGTGCAACCTCTCCCGGGCGCTCCTCGCGATGGGGCGCACCAACAAGTCGATCGAGCTGGCCCAGCAGGGGATGGCCATCTACAGCGAGCTCGGGGTCACTTTCCGGCTCGCCAACGCCAAGTACGCCCTCGGGCTCGCGCTGAGCCAGGCCGGGCGCCACTCGGAGGCCCTCGACCAGCTGACGGACGCCCTGGAGATCTTCAGGGACAGTCGCCAGCGCCTGTGGCAGGGGACCACGCACTACCGCATCGCCCAGGTGTCGTTCTCCGACCGCCGCGTCACGCAGGCCGCGCAGCACGCCGAGCAAGCACTGAGCACCGGCTGCGTGGGCGGCGACTGGATGCGCGCCAACGTCCTGACGATCCTCGGCAGGGCCCTGCGAGCCCTCGGCCAGGTGGACCGCGCGCAGGCGTGCTGGAGCGAGGCACTGGCCATTCATGAGGCGGGTGGTGCTCCCGAAGCCGCTCAACTGCGGGAACTCCTCAAGCCGGTCGCGGCGGCCTGAGGCTTTGACGGGGATTCAGCGGAACATCCCAGCGGGCGTTCATCGAACGTTTATGGCGGACTGCCACTCTCATGGAGTCGATCCGTCGCGTCGGGGGGCAGACGGGTCGCACGGGCCCTACGGATAAAGTGAGCGGCCCAAACGCCCGTTCGGCGACCCTCGGGGGAGTTGCCGAGCGGGCGTATCCGCTATCTGGACCCCGTCAATTCCATAGGAGTTGTCACTCATGAGCGAGACCAAGAAGACGAGCGGGATCACGACCAAGGGCGAGGGCCACACGCCCGCGCCGCCCAAGGACGGCGGCGTCACCACGCAGGGCGAGGGCCACACGCCCGCCCCGCCCAAGGACGGCGGCGTCACCACGCAGGGCGAGGGCCACACGCCCGCCCCGCCCAAGGACTGACACAGACCTCATATCCCGACGGGGGCGATCGGCCGCGGCGGCGCGGAGGGGGAGCCGTCGCGGCCGACGCATGTCCGGGCCCGCCACGCGGCGGGGCACCATGGAATCGAACATTCAGGCGCCTCGTCACTAGGGTCACGTGACGTCAGATGTTCCGTCCCACCAGAGGAGTTGGAATGACTCGCGCCAAGAAGATCCTGGTCACCGTCGCCATCGCGGCGGCCGCCGCGGCGGGTGCCACCGCCCCGGCACTCGCCGACAGCCACACCCCGGCACCGCCGAGCGACGGTCACACGCCGTCCGCGCCGTTCGGTGACGGCCACACCCCCTCGGGTCCGCAGGACTGACCCGTAGCGATGGGGGCCGGGCTGCCGCTCGGGCCCCATCGCGCCGGGGCGGCCGCAGAGCCGGTGCCGCTTGGCTCAGAGCGCCTGCCAGGAGGCCAAGGACTCCTTCAGCGCCGCAACGAACCCCTCCCGCACCTCCTCACCCACCAGCTCAAGCGACAAGTACGGATTCAGATCCTCCAGCTCCACCAGCAACAGCCCACCCCCACGCACCCGGCACGCGTCCACCCGCTGGACCCCGTGGTCGATCGTGTTCCAGTCCACGAAGCGCTGGGCGAAGGCCAGGTCGTCGGGGGTCGCCGCATACCGCTCCA contains:
- a CDS encoding AfsR/SARP family transcriptional regulator produces the protein MVDVPRVPEQWRPASGNTPEERTEGEFPEVQASRFSVLGPVRAWHGTEQLNTGSPMQRALLAALLLRDGRTATASELIDALWGDEPPSQALAAVRTYASRLRKVLPPGVLLSESGGYAVRVTEGALDLTAAEDLWAAAEKARGVGDLCQARSLVNKALGLWDGEPLANVPGPYAETQRTRLEEWRLQIVESRLDMDLEQGCHAEAVSELTALTAAHPLRERLRELLMLALYRSGRQAEALAVYADTRRLLADELGVDPRTGLKELQQRILQADPALSEPSAGDPEPATTVVRPAQLPATVPDFTGRKSFVDELSDILSTAEGRVMAVSALAGIGGVGKTTLAVHVAHVARTHFPDGQLYVDLQGAGARAAEPETVLGAFLRALGTADSAIPESLEERAALYRSVLDGRRVLVLLDNARDAAQVRPLLPGMEGCAALVTSRVRMVDLAGAHLVDLDVMSPEEALLLFTRIVGDERVTSEREAALDVVAACGFLPLAIRIAASRLAARRTWTVSTLAAKLADERRRLDELQAGDLAVKATFELGYGQLEPAQARAFRLLGLADGPDLSLAAAAAVLDLPLEDTEDLLEALVDTSLIESAAPGRYRYHDLVRLYARACAERDEQPPSERDAAMSRLLDFYLASAARVYAIERPGDRTVSHLEVTHHLGLEFDDAATAFSWLRAEAACILACVQQSLAPNSLRRAVDLILAAKNLAESGASSHRYEAVTRAARDVAAATGDAYAEGRARVSLAQVLNKLGRFHDAYAELELAVQLALESGDPWTHGNALNEQGIVNNCINQPAVGEGQLLQAISAFRADGNRHSEASALCNLSRALLAMGRTNKSIELAQQGMAIYSELGVTFRLANAKYALGLALSQAGRHSEALDQLTDALEIFRDSRQRLWQGTTHYRIAQVSFSDRRVTQAAQHAEQALSTGCVGGDWMRANVLTILGRALRALGQVDRAQACWSEALAIHEAGGAPEAAQLRELLKPVAAA
- a CDS encoding sigma-like protein, which encodes MSETKKTSGITTKGEGHTPAPPKDGGVTTQGEGHTPAPPKDGGVTTQGEGHTPAPPKD